A segment of the Bacillus pseudomycoides genome:
AGAAGAAATTAACCATCTACCACTTGCTGACAATGACAACTGGTGAAGAATGGAAGGAGTTTGGAAATGGGGTCGTATTTCCAAATGATTTTGTGGAATCAGACGATTGGGTAAAATACATTTTACAGAAACTATTAATAGAAGAGATAGGAGCGAAAATGAATTATAATTCAGGCTCTTCACATCTGTTAAGTTATATACTACAAGTTGCTACTGGAAAGACAACGGAGCAGTTTGCAAAGGAATATTTATTTAATCCTTTACACATTACCGAATATGAGTGGCAACAAGATCCTCAAGGTATTTATGTTGGTGGATTTGGTATGAAAATGAAAGCGGAGGATTTGTTAAAAGTAGGATTATTATGTCTGCAAAATGGTTTCTGGAATGGAGAAAGGATTGTATCCTCAAGTTGGATTGAACAATCCAGTAAGGTTCGTTTTATGACATATGAACATGTTGGAGCATATGGCTATCATTGGTGGGTACTAGATAAAGAAAGATTTCACATACCGTATTGTATGTATTTTGCTATGGGATATGGAGGGCAATACATTATCATCATTCCGAAATTAGAACTTGTAGCCATTATAAGTAGTCAAATGCCTAAGCGTGGGTTAGTACCATTAAAATTATTTATAAATCATTTACAAGAGAACATTAATCATACATAAATAGAAGGAGAGTATAGTTAAGCAAGAGAGGAGAAAATATGAAAAATTAAAAAATAATAGCTGCATACAGATTTTTATTAA
Coding sequences within it:
- a CDS encoding serine hydrolase produces the protein MNFYKLENMFMKKKVNAFLVYQRGELITNYYKAAECAQNLYKINSITKSIVSMLIGIAIDKGYISDIHTPIEKWISNVPKEKKKLTIYHLLTMTTGEEWKEFGNGVVFPNDFVESDDWVKYILQKLLIEEIGAKMNYNSGSSHLLSYILQVATGKTTEQFAKEYLFNPLHITEYEWQQDPQGIYVGGFGMKMKAEDLLKVGLLCLQNGFWNGERIVSSSWIEQSSKVRFMTYEHVGAYGYHWWVLDKERFHIPYCMYFAMGYGGQYIIIIPKLELVAIISSQMPKRGLVPLKLFINHLQENINHT